From Corynebacterium sp. BD556, the proteins below share one genomic window:
- a CDS encoding UDP-N-acetylmuramoyl-L-alanyl-D-glutamate--2,6-diaminopimelate ligase, whose amino-acid sequence MSRGRSHNPPRSAEGEPTLVELTALAKGRLINAVNAVNAESNEAAAITVDSVSLDSAAVEEGGLFAAVPGTRVHGATFAAASSAAAILTDEAGWDILAQAGELRPVIVVEDIRVVLGEVSARVYGSPSKQLTVLGVTGTSGKTTTTYLLEQGLMAAGLNVGLIGTTGTRIKGQEVPTSLTTPEAPKLQELFARMLAGGVTHVVMEVSSHALSLGRVNATAFAVAGFSNLSQDHLDFHPTMEDYFEAKAAFFDPASPAHAKRHVICIDDEWGVKLHARTPDALTVGTRQQEGVDCSATLVDVTPTGAQHISLSIAGQTHAVNLPLPGAFNVANAALATAMAHVVGVDVAAFLRGLEGAAVPGRMERIDAGQPFVAVVDYAHKPAAIEAALQTLRGQVKGRIGIAVGAGGDRDSSKRPLMGRAAAQHADLVVVTDDNPRSEDPAAIRAAVVAGCREAETGAHIREVKSRAEAIDQLIAWAKPGDAVIVVGKGHETGQLVGETLYPFDDREEMRRALAENGYRKGVDKHETTQQHSERH is encoded by the coding sequence GTGAGCCGAGGACGAAGCCACAACCCGCCGCGAAGCGCCGAAGGTGAACCTACGCTCGTCGAGCTGACCGCCTTGGCGAAAGGCCGCCTTATCAACGCCGTCAACGCCGTCAACGCCGAATCAAATGAGGCGGCAGCGATCACAGTTGACTCCGTTAGCTTGGATTCTGCTGCGGTAGAGGAAGGTGGCCTGTTTGCGGCTGTGCCTGGCACCCGTGTCCACGGCGCGACCTTCGCCGCTGCTAGTTCCGCAGCGGCGATTTTGACGGATGAGGCCGGCTGGGACATCCTCGCCCAAGCAGGGGAGTTGCGCCCAGTGATCGTCGTTGAGGACATTCGGGTTGTTTTAGGGGAGGTCTCCGCGCGCGTTTACGGTTCCCCGTCGAAACAGTTGACGGTGCTTGGTGTGACTGGCACCTCCGGCAAGACCACCACCACCTACTTGCTGGAGCAAGGCCTCATGGCTGCCGGGTTAAACGTGGGACTGATTGGCACTACCGGCACCCGCATCAAAGGCCAGGAGGTGCCCACGTCGCTGACCACCCCAGAGGCACCGAAGCTGCAGGAGCTTTTTGCCCGTATGCTCGCTGGAGGGGTCACGCATGTGGTCATGGAGGTTTCCTCCCACGCCTTGTCGTTGGGGCGTGTCAACGCCACGGCTTTCGCGGTCGCAGGTTTTAGCAATTTGAGCCAAGATCACCTCGACTTTCATCCGACGATGGAGGATTACTTCGAGGCCAAGGCCGCCTTTTTCGATCCGGCTTCGCCTGCCCACGCTAAGCGTCACGTCATCTGTATCGACGATGAGTGGGGAGTCAAACTTCATGCTCGCACTCCGGATGCGTTGACGGTGGGCACGAGGCAGCAGGAGGGTGTGGATTGTTCGGCGACGCTTGTCGACGTCACCCCGACCGGGGCGCAGCACATTTCCCTTAGCATTGCTGGGCAAACTCACGCTGTGAATTTGCCGCTGCCTGGGGCCTTTAACGTGGCTAACGCTGCGCTGGCCACCGCCATGGCGCACGTGGTTGGTGTGGATGTGGCGGCTTTTTTGCGTGGGCTGGAAGGAGCGGCGGTGCCGGGGCGTATGGAGCGCATCGACGCCGGTCAGCCGTTCGTTGCAGTGGTCGACTACGCCCACAAACCGGCGGCTATTGAGGCCGCCTTGCAGACCCTGCGCGGCCAGGTTAAGGGGCGCATTGGTATTGCTGTTGGCGCGGGCGGCGACCGTGACTCCTCGAAGCGCCCGCTGATGGGGCGTGCCGCAGCGCAGCATGCGGATCTGGTGGTGGTCACCGACGACAACCCGCGCAGCGAGGATCCGGCTGCGATCCGCGCTGCGGTCGTCGCGGGTTGCCGCGAAGCCGAAACCGGCGCGCACATTCGTGAAGTGAAGTCGCGGGCCGAAGCGATCGACCAACTCATCGCGTGGGCGAAGCCGGGCGATGCTGTCATTGTCGTCGGCAAGGGCCACGAGACCGGCCAACTCGTCGGGGAGACTTTGTATCCCTTTGACGACCGTGAAGAAATGCGCCGTGCGCTAGCTGAAAACGGCTACCGTAAAGGCGTCGACAAGCATGAAACGACACAACAACACAGTGAGAGGCACTGA
- a CDS encoding UDP-N-acetylglucosamine--N-acetylmuramyl-(pentapeptide) pyrophosphoryl-undecaprenol N-acetylglucosamine transferase: MSDKADTLNVVVAGGGTAGHIEPALAVGEVLREEFGANVTAVGTERGLETAIVPARGFDLQLIDPVPIPRGKPWLLATVPAKLARSVRQTRRILRETGAQAVFGTGGYVAASAYLAAASMKLPFFVLETNALAGMANKLGVRLGGVGMNAVAGSGMPGEIVGIPVRPGVGVDEDGAKAQRGYKKWGLDDSRPTILVTGGSQGARSINEALAGAVDKLVAQGFQILHAFGRKNDAPSPHEHYTAVPYIDDMEAAYAVADVVVCRSGAMTVAENSAAQLPAIYVPLPHGNGEQGLNSAHLVDLGAAVRIDDADLNPHTLTAAVTDILSDPKRYESMKAALVSSGAGNVAQVLATRIVRAARAQ; encoded by the coding sequence ATGTCTGACAAGGCTGACACACTCAACGTGGTGGTGGCTGGCGGCGGAACCGCGGGCCATATCGAACCGGCGCTGGCCGTCGGTGAGGTGCTGCGTGAAGAATTTGGGGCGAACGTGACCGCCGTGGGCACCGAGCGAGGTTTAGAAACCGCTATCGTTCCCGCCCGCGGGTTTGACCTCCAACTGATTGACCCCGTACCCATTCCGCGCGGCAAACCCTGGCTTTTGGCTACTGTGCCAGCGAAATTAGCCCGTTCGGTGAGGCAAACCAGGCGGATCCTGCGCGAAACCGGCGCGCAGGCCGTCTTCGGCACCGGCGGTTATGTCGCCGCCTCCGCCTACCTCGCGGCGGCATCTATGAAGCTGCCCTTTTTCGTCCTGGAGACAAACGCCCTCGCCGGCATGGCAAACAAACTAGGGGTGCGCCTGGGTGGGGTAGGGATGAATGCGGTGGCGGGATCCGGCATGCCCGGAGAAATCGTCGGCATCCCGGTGCGCCCCGGGGTCGGTGTGGACGAAGACGGAGCCAAAGCGCAGCGTGGCTACAAAAAGTGGGGGCTCGACGACAGCCGCCCGACCATCCTTGTCACCGGGGGGTCACAAGGCGCCCGCAGTATCAATGAGGCGCTCGCTGGAGCCGTCGATAAGCTTGTGGCCCAAGGTTTTCAGATCCTCCATGCCTTCGGGCGCAAAAACGACGCGCCGAGCCCGCATGAGCATTACACCGCCGTGCCCTACATCGACGATATGGAAGCGGCCTACGCGGTCGCGGATGTGGTGGTGTGTCGCTCGGGGGCGATGACCGTGGCTGAAAACTCCGCGGCCCAGCTTCCCGCCATTTACGTACCGTTGCCGCATGGAAACGGTGAGCAAGGGCTCAACTCGGCCCACCTTGTGGACCTCGGGGCCGCGGTGCGCATCGATGATGCGGATTTGAACCCGCACACCCTCACAGCGGCCGTCACCGACATCCTCAGCGACCCGAAGCGCTACGAATCCATGAAAGCCGCGCTTGTTTCTTCCGGGGCGGGAAACGTCGCCCAGGTTCTTGCCACGCGTATCGTGCGTGCCGCACGCGCACAATAA
- the mraY gene encoding phospho-N-acetylmuramoyl-pentapeptide-transferase yields MVQIIISGIVSFLVAIFLTPVLIRYFNKRALGQEIREDGPASHARKRGTPTMGGIAIIVGIVAGYVAAGAWALRTGHAAFTASGWIVLGLTVALGLVGFADDGIKLFMKRNLGLNKTAKLVAQLAIALIFGILLLQFPDSQGITPGSTSLSFVRDMEILDFAAAGGVIGMVVFLLFIYILLAAWSNAVNLTDGLDGLASGTTAFVMAAYTAITFWQFRQSCLASPGPGCYDVRDPLDLSTLAAAGFGATIGFLWWNASPAKIFMGDTGSLALGGLVAGLSVASKTELLMVIIGALFVLEAASVVIQVVSFRTTGKRVFRMAPFHHHFESDGWAETTVVIRFWLLSAMAVALGLAIFYGEWLTLTGASL; encoded by the coding sequence ATGGTTCAAATTATCATTTCGGGGATAGTAAGTTTCCTCGTCGCGATCTTTCTCACCCCGGTGCTGATCCGGTACTTCAACAAGCGCGCCTTGGGGCAGGAGATCCGCGAGGACGGGCCCGCCTCCCACGCCCGCAAGCGTGGCACCCCGACGATGGGCGGTATCGCCATCATCGTAGGCATTGTGGCCGGTTATGTCGCCGCCGGTGCCTGGGCTTTGCGCACCGGCCATGCAGCGTTTACCGCCTCTGGGTGGATCGTGCTCGGGCTGACAGTGGCGTTGGGTTTAGTGGGCTTCGCCGACGACGGCATCAAGTTGTTCATGAAGCGCAATTTGGGTTTGAACAAGACTGCCAAGTTGGTTGCGCAGTTAGCTATCGCACTGATCTTTGGCATTTTGCTGTTGCAATTTCCAGATTCGCAGGGCATCACGCCAGGGTCGACGTCGTTAAGCTTCGTGCGAGATATGGAGATCCTCGATTTCGCGGCGGCTGGCGGCGTCATCGGCATGGTTGTCTTTCTCCTTTTCATCTATATTCTTTTGGCGGCATGGTCGAACGCGGTGAACCTGACGGACGGGTTGGACGGGTTGGCTTCGGGCACGACCGCGTTTGTCATGGCGGCCTACACTGCAATCACGTTTTGGCAGTTTCGCCAGTCCTGCCTGGCTTCGCCGGGCCCGGGCTGCTACGACGTGCGCGACCCGCTCGACCTTTCCACCCTGGCGGCGGCCGGGTTCGGAGCGACCATCGGCTTTTTGTGGTGGAACGCTTCACCCGCGAAAATTTTCATGGGGGACACCGGCTCACTGGCGCTCGGCGGTCTAGTTGCAGGTCTGTCGGTGGCGAGCAAGACAGAGCTTTTGATGGTGATTATCGGGGCGCTGTTCGTGCTGGAGGCCGCCTCGGTGGTCATCCAGGTCGTGTCGTTTCGCACGACCGGCAAGCGCGTGTTCCGCATGGCGCCGTTTCACCATCACTTCGAAAGTGATGGATGGGCGGAGACTACCGTCGTCATTCGTTTCTGGTTGCTTTCTGCGATGGCGGTGGCTTTGGGCTTGGCCATCTTCTACGGCGAGTGGCTGACGTTGACGGGGGCGTCGCTTTAA
- the murD gene encoding UDP-N-acetylmuramoyl-L-alanine--D-glutamate ligase, with translation MQRTEIDTPQTHLPSSVLLAGAGVSGQGAAKLLAHVGAKVTIADDNHKNRDAVAAETGARGVSTREAAAQIDSFGLVVTSPGWRPDSPLLLAAARAGVEVIGDVELCYRLDRAGVFGSSRTWLVVTGTNGKTTTTGMLAAMMQQVGAREGFRAEACGNIGVALSDALLEEDRVDVLVAELSSFQLHWSSQLVPDAGVLLNLAEDHIDWHGSMAAYSADKAKVLKAPHAVAGIDDQLVAALAAKADRGGAQPVVGFTLRAPEAGQIGVENGVIVSRLGTQPVELASVEGIEPAGVAGVLDALAAAAVAHLQGARPGEIQAALSSYRVGGHRGTVVHQRGGVTWVDNSKATNPHAANSALQGVGPVVWIAGGQLKGAEVDDVVREHAEKLRAVAILGVDRAIVSEAVSRHAPGTPVLVVDSKDPEKAMAQAVAFAAAQARPGDTVMLAPAAASLDMFTGMAQRGDFFAAAAMSQ, from the coding sequence ATGCAACGCACAGAAATCGATACACCGCAAACACACCTTCCTTCCTCCGTGCTGCTCGCGGGCGCGGGCGTGTCCGGCCAAGGCGCTGCGAAGCTTCTTGCGCATGTGGGTGCGAAGGTCACCATCGCCGACGACAACCACAAAAACCGCGATGCTGTCGCGGCCGAAACCGGAGCGCGCGGGGTGAGCACGCGCGAGGCCGCCGCGCAGATTGATTCTTTCGGCCTAGTTGTGACCTCGCCTGGCTGGCGACCGGATTCACCTCTTTTGCTCGCGGCGGCGCGCGCCGGCGTGGAGGTCATTGGTGACGTGGAGCTGTGCTACCGGCTTGACCGCGCCGGGGTGTTTGGTTCTTCGCGCACCTGGCTTGTCGTCACCGGCACCAACGGCAAGACCACGACGACCGGAATGCTTGCGGCGATGATGCAGCAGGTGGGCGCGCGTGAGGGTTTCCGGGCCGAGGCATGCGGCAACATCGGCGTTGCGCTAAGTGATGCTTTGCTGGAAGAAGATCGCGTGGACGTGCTCGTAGCTGAGTTGTCGAGCTTTCAGCTCCACTGGTCGAGCCAACTGGTGCCTGATGCCGGGGTGCTGCTCAACCTTGCCGAGGATCACATTGACTGGCATGGCTCGATGGCGGCCTACAGCGCGGACAAGGCGAAGGTGCTCAAAGCGCCACATGCGGTTGCGGGCATCGACGACCAGCTCGTCGCTGCTTTGGCTGCAAAGGCGGACCGGGGTGGCGCTCAGCCGGTGGTCGGGTTTACCCTCCGCGCTCCGGAAGCGGGCCAAATTGGTGTGGAAAACGGCGTGATTGTCTCCCGGCTGGGGACTCAACCGGTGGAGTTGGCCAGTGTGGAAGGAATTGAGCCTGCTGGGGTGGCCGGCGTGCTTGACGCGCTGGCGGCAGCCGCGGTTGCCCACCTGCAGGGGGCCAGGCCGGGAGAGATTCAGGCGGCGTTGAGTTCCTATCGTGTGGGGGGCCACCGGGGGACGGTGGTGCATCAACGTGGGGGTGTGACGTGGGTGGACAACTCGAAGGCGACTAACCCGCACGCGGCTAATTCGGCGTTGCAAGGGGTGGGGCCGGTGGTGTGGATTGCCGGCGGTCAGTTGAAAGGGGCTGAGGTTGATGATGTGGTTCGCGAACACGCTGAGAAGCTGCGCGCAGTGGCCATCCTCGGCGTAGATCGCGCCATTGTGTCTGAGGCGGTGTCGCGCCATGCCCCGGGCACGCCTGTTTTGGTGGTCGATTCCAAGGATCCTGAGAAGGCTATGGCGCAGGCGGTGGCCTTCGCTGCCGCCCAGGCGCGGCCGGGCGATACCGTCATGTTGGCGCCCGCGGCGGCTAGTTTGGACATGTTTACGGGGATGGCTCAGCGTGGCGACTTCTTTGCTGCCGCCGCAATGTCACAATAG
- a CDS encoding UDP-N-acetylmuramoyl-tripeptide--D-alanyl-D-alanine ligase, whose product MIPLELARVAEITGGRLNAQADPRAKVTGFVEFDSRKITPGGLFVALSGARVDGHDFAAAAIEKGAVAVLAARDVDAPAIIVPPVDRQRGDNSDLATNDPDGSVAAVVAAMSKLASFVARELVKNHGLVIAGVTGSAGKTSTKDLIAAVLSSAGETVAPPGSFNNEIGHPYTVLRCAEGTEFLVAEMSARGIGHVAHLAQIAPPSIGVVLNVGSAHLGEFGSRENIARAKGELVEALPAAKDGGVAILNADDDLVASMRDRTAARVVTFSTTSRAAHYFATDIELDDVARATFTLHSPDAAPQRVCLNVFGAHQVSNALAAAAVGVESGLSARQVAEALSNAHGVSVNRMDVTTRADGVTIINDAYNANPDSMRAGIAALGYTAAARPGVRSIAVLGEMSELGSGSVQSHRELGDELARYHVTHLITVGDSEAIRALHTRASARGISTENTAGVAEAAEAVGRILAVPPAGEDGWYEREVRDVVLVKASNSLGLWGVAESLLQRN is encoded by the coding sequence ATGATCCCGCTTGAGCTAGCCAGAGTCGCCGAGATCACCGGCGGCAGACTCAACGCCCAGGCCGACCCGAGGGCGAAAGTCACCGGCTTCGTGGAGTTTGATTCGCGCAAAATCACCCCGGGTGGCCTTTTCGTGGCGCTTTCCGGCGCCCGCGTCGACGGCCACGACTTCGCCGCTGCCGCAATCGAAAAGGGCGCGGTGGCGGTTCTTGCGGCCCGTGACGTTGATGCTCCCGCAATTATCGTTCCCCCAGTGGATCGCCAAAGAGGCGACAACTCGGATTTGGCGACCAACGACCCAGACGGCTCGGTCGCGGCGGTGGTCGCCGCGATGTCTAAGCTAGCGAGTTTCGTCGCGCGTGAGCTTGTGAAAAACCACGGCCTAGTGATCGCCGGGGTGACGGGTTCGGCGGGCAAGACCTCAACGAAAGACCTCATCGCCGCAGTGTTGTCCTCGGCAGGGGAGACGGTTGCGCCCCCAGGCTCTTTCAACAATGAGATCGGGCACCCCTATACAGTGCTGCGTTGCGCCGAGGGAACTGAGTTTTTGGTGGCCGAGATGTCTGCTCGCGGCATCGGGCACGTGGCCCACCTGGCGCAGATCGCCCCGCCGTCTATCGGTGTGGTGCTCAACGTCGGCTCCGCGCACTTAGGCGAATTCGGCTCGCGGGAAAACATTGCGCGGGCCAAAGGCGAACTCGTCGAGGCGCTGCCCGCCGCAAAGGACGGGGGAGTAGCTATCCTTAACGCCGACGACGACCTCGTCGCCTCAATGCGGGATCGCACCGCAGCTCGGGTGGTGACGTTTTCTACCACGTCGCGTGCGGCCCACTACTTCGCCACGGACATTGAGCTTGATGATGTCGCCCGCGCCACCTTCACCCTTCACAGCCCGGATGCTGCCCCGCAGCGGGTGTGCCTCAACGTCTTCGGTGCCCACCAAGTGTCCAATGCTTTGGCGGCAGCAGCGGTCGGCGTTGAATCGGGTTTGTCCGCCCGCCAAGTCGCTGAAGCTTTGAGCAACGCACACGGGGTATCCGTCAACCGGATGGATGTGACTACTCGCGCTGATGGGGTGACGATTATCAATGATGCGTACAACGCCAACCCCGACTCGATGCGCGCCGGTATCGCTGCCCTGGGCTACACCGCCGCGGCGCGGCCAGGAGTGCGCTCAATTGCTGTCTTAGGTGAGATGAGCGAGCTTGGTTCCGGCTCTGTGCAAAGCCACCGTGAGTTGGGTGACGAGCTTGCCCGCTACCATGTCACCCACCTGATTACCGTGGGTGACTCAGAGGCGATCAGGGCTTTGCACACACGGGCAAGTGCTCGCGGAATATCCACGGAGAACACTGCCGGGGTGGCCGAGGCGGCCGAGGCAGTTGGCCGGATTTTGGCTGTCCCCCCAGCCGGCGAGGACGGCTGGTACGAACGTGAGGTGCGCGATGTGGTGCTGGTGAAAGCCTCGAACTCCCTCGGACTGTGGGGTGTGGCCGAAAGCCTCCTGCAACGCAATTAA
- the murC gene encoding UDP-N-acetylmuramate--L-alanine ligase: protein MTEATESSAPDNVDLSRVHLIGIGGSGMSGLAHILLERGSTVTGSDVKDSLPVRALRARGAQVAVGHDAANLEMGGELPTVVVTSFAAIPQDNPELVRAREEGITLLRRSDLLAELMAGRTQVLIAGTHGKTSTTSMAVVAFQAAGLDPSFAIGGQLNRAGTNAHHGGGETFIAEADESDASLLRYVADIAVVTNIEPDHLDYFGTEEAYFKVFDDFADRVKEGGHLVVCLDDDEAAACGVRAQGRGVNVIGYGTAEAAARHAEIPAGAVVVGEDNTGHGVEVVVELRTEPTPRTLRYAMSVPGRHMVLNSAGALLAGALAGANVQDLARGLGEFTGVRRRFELKGVVSKGPFSGTRVFDDYAHHPTEVAAVVRAAQQKAQAEGAGARVVVCFQPHLYSRTINFAEEFAQALSLADATVVLDIYGARESPVEDVTSRIITDKMADGIAVRYEPDFSAAPAAVRAVTKAGDIVVTMGAGTVTMLGEEILRELTSPGSQREEE from the coding sequence ATGACCGAAGCCACAGAGTCTTCCGCCCCAGACAACGTCGATCTATCGCGCGTCCACCTCATTGGCATTGGGGGTTCAGGGATGTCCGGCCTGGCGCACATCTTGCTCGAACGTGGCAGCACGGTCACGGGCTCCGATGTCAAAGATTCGCTGCCGGTGCGTGCGTTGCGTGCCCGCGGCGCCCAGGTGGCTGTGGGCCACGACGCGGCAAACCTCGAAATGGGCGGTGAGCTTCCCACCGTTGTCGTGACTAGCTTCGCGGCGATTCCTCAGGACAATCCGGAGCTTGTGCGCGCCAGGGAAGAAGGCATCACCCTTCTGCGTCGCTCCGACTTGCTCGCGGAGTTAATGGCCGGGCGCACCCAAGTGTTGATCGCCGGCACCCACGGCAAAACCTCCACGACGTCGATGGCGGTTGTGGCTTTTCAGGCGGCTGGCCTAGACCCGAGCTTCGCCATTGGTGGTCAGCTCAACCGCGCCGGCACCAACGCGCACCACGGTGGGGGCGAGACTTTCATCGCTGAAGCCGATGAGTCCGACGCATCGCTTTTGCGCTACGTTGCCGACATTGCGGTGGTGACCAACATTGAGCCTGACCATCTCGACTACTTCGGCACCGAGGAGGCCTATTTTAAAGTCTTTGATGACTTCGCTGACCGTGTGAAAGAAGGCGGGCATTTGGTGGTGTGCCTCGATGACGACGAAGCGGCCGCCTGCGGTGTACGCGCCCAAGGCCGCGGCGTTAACGTCATCGGCTACGGCACTGCGGAGGCGGCTGCGCGCCACGCGGAGATCCCAGCCGGTGCCGTGGTGGTGGGAGAGGACAACACTGGCCACGGCGTCGAAGTTGTTGTGGAGCTGCGCACCGAACCGACGCCGCGCACGCTGCGCTACGCAATGTCCGTGCCGGGCCGCCACATGGTGCTCAACTCGGCAGGCGCGTTGCTTGCCGGGGCGCTGGCGGGGGCAAATGTGCAGGATTTGGCCCGGGGTTTAGGTGAGTTTACTGGTGTGCGCCGCCGCTTTGAGCTCAAGGGCGTGGTTAGCAAGGGGCCTTTTTCCGGCACCCGCGTTTTCGACGACTACGCTCACCACCCCACGGAGGTTGCTGCTGTTGTGCGCGCCGCACAGCAAAAGGCGCAGGCTGAGGGCGCAGGTGCGCGCGTGGTCGTGTGTTTCCAGCCGCACCTGTATTCGCGCACCATTAATTTCGCTGAGGAGTTCGCCCAGGCGCTTTCGCTTGCCGACGCCACCGTGGTCCTCGATATCTATGGCGCCCGCGAATCCCCCGTCGAGGACGTGACCTCACGCATCATTACCGACAAGATGGCGGACGGGATAGCTGTGCGCTACGAGCCGGATTTCTCGGCCGCACCCGCTGCGGTGCGAGCTGTGACGAAGGCCGGTGACATCGTGGTGACCATGGGGGCGGGCACTGTCACGATGCTTGGCGAGGAAATCCTGCGCGAGCTGACCAGCCCCGGATCTCAGCGTGAGGAGGAATAA
- a CDS encoding FtsW/RodA/SpoVE family cell cycle protein, producing MTVRRDTRARQTRTTQAGKPNPRTSGETHSFSTLHRRISDALDARPLVDYTTILTIVLVLTGLGIVMVFSSSMAVSFANSASVWATALKQAFMVSLGLVAFWIMLRMSPQRVRSLADIAMVVSILMLVLVLVPGIGTGKEEVGSQSWILLGPLRFQPSEMARVAIAVWGAKILANKDPNAPTRLDNGFAPFIGVAGLCVLLIALQGDLGMAASFALVIGIIVFFAGMSSLLFLPVVLAALAVFLAVFLQGGFRSHRFHVYFDALFGHFEDTRGVAFQSHQGFLSLGDGSLFGVGLGQSRAKWFYLPEARNDFIFAVIGEELGLWGGALVISLFCALLVFGLRTARRARNQYQALLAAALTAGLVAQAFSNIGYVVGLLPVTGIQLPMLSAGGTSAVITLASMGILASVARHEPDAVSAMQNYGRPLCDRIFFIPEPTSPGQARTRAPKRVQTTPKPGTRAEREARFGTPVTARRYPHSARRTAAAREYPRRDQRPTQRPVQQTHQRRAS from the coding sequence ATGACCGTTAGGCGGGATACGCGGGCAAGACAGACCCGCACGACCCAAGCCGGAAAACCCAACCCCCGGACCAGCGGTGAAACACACAGCTTTTCCACCTTGCACCGCCGGATCAGTGACGCGCTCGATGCCCGCCCACTGGTGGACTACACCACCATCCTCACCATCGTCTTAGTGCTAACCGGACTCGGCATCGTCATGGTGTTTAGCTCCTCAATGGCCGTATCCTTTGCTAACTCAGCAAGCGTGTGGGCCACCGCCTTAAAACAGGCCTTCATGGTCAGCCTCGGATTGGTGGCCTTTTGGATCATGCTGCGCATGTCGCCGCAACGGGTGCGTTCGCTGGCAGACATCGCCATGGTCGTGTCCATCCTCATGCTCGTGCTGGTGCTTGTCCCAGGCATCGGCACCGGTAAAGAGGAGGTCGGTTCCCAGTCCTGGATTCTGCTTGGGCCCCTGCGCTTCCAGCCCTCAGAAATGGCCCGCGTGGCCATCGCTGTGTGGGGCGCGAAAATTTTGGCCAATAAGGATCCGAACGCCCCGACCAGGCTAGACAACGGCTTCGCGCCCTTCATCGGTGTCGCGGGTCTGTGTGTGCTTTTGATCGCTTTGCAGGGAGATCTGGGCATGGCAGCATCTTTCGCCCTGGTCATCGGCATTATTGTGTTTTTCGCGGGGATGTCCTCGCTGCTTTTCCTGCCTGTCGTGCTCGCGGCCCTGGCAGTATTCCTCGCGGTGTTTTTGCAAGGGGGTTTCCGTTCGCACCGCTTCCACGTCTATTTCGACGCCCTTTTCGGCCACTTCGAGGACACTCGCGGTGTGGCCTTCCAGTCGCACCAGGGTTTCCTTTCGCTTGGCGACGGCTCCCTGTTCGGCGTCGGCCTCGGCCAATCACGCGCCAAGTGGTTCTACCTCCCGGAAGCGCGCAACGACTTCATTTTCGCCGTCATCGGCGAGGAGCTCGGCCTGTGGGGAGGGGCGCTGGTGATTTCCCTGTTTTGTGCGCTGCTGGTCTTTGGGCTGCGCACCGCCCGTCGCGCCCGGAACCAATACCAGGCACTGCTCGCCGCAGCGTTGACGGCCGGGTTGGTCGCGCAGGCCTTTTCCAACATTGGCTACGTCGTCGGCTTGCTTCCGGTCACCGGGATCCAATTGCCCATGCTTTCTGCCGGCGGTACCTCGGCGGTCATCACGCTGGCCTCGATGGGTATTTTGGCCTCTGTGGCACGCCACGAACCGGACGCAGTCTCCGCCATGCAAAACTACGGACGACCCCTGTGTGACCGAATCTTTTTCATCCCGGAGCCAACCTCCCCCGGCCAGGCGCGCACCCGCGCCCCGAAGCGGGTGCAGACAACCCCCAAGCCAGGCACCCGCGCCGAGCGCGAAGCCCGCTTTGGCACCCCAGTGACAGCGCGGCGCTACCCGCACTCCGCAAGGCGAACAGCAGCAGCGCGTGAGTACCCGCGACGCGACCAGCGCCCCACCCAGCGTCCGGTGCAGCAGACTCATCAGCGTCGCGCCAGCTAA